The nucleotide sequence TCGATTGAGAATTGAAAGAGGTACATCACGATATCATATTTGCGTTGACTTGCAGTGAGCTAACGTTGGCGATATTTAGCGCAACTATAGTGGCGAGGAATGAAACAAATTATATTGGATGATGATTTTCCCTTGGGATTAGAAGATGTATACATTGAAGATGAAAATGAGGTTACAAATGCTCATGTCGAAGTTTTACAAAAAGTTTTGCGTCTGTGTGGGCCTTATTTACACAGCATTGATTTTGAGCACAACTGTATAAAATCGAGTGAAATTGTCATATCTAATATTCATACATTGTGTCCAAAGGTCAAAAAGATTCAAATAGGACcgaattgtgatttttttacagTGAAAACTGTATTCAATAATTTTACTGCaccgaaaaaaaacacagtcgtttctgctgtaaagtccggtagttttaaccgttctgccaccgtaacgactgttcagtaagaacaacggtgtgccactggtagttttggcgagtcgggactcgtaaaattggtcgcttacgcgggacaccagcaaaaacgaccgaactgattctttaaaactgctgaactctacggtaattttggcgagtcttcgtacaatgacggattactggtgcgagttcatttaaaatggctgtgttttttttcagtgtggGCTTGAATCTGTTACTGCACGTCATTTTGATTTTAGCGATGAAGATTTGCTAGCTACATTATTTTACAAGAATCGGAAACTCAagattttgtatatatatagcgctGCATTTTCAGCTAAATGTTTTTCATACTTAAATCACGAAGCCGTCGAAAAATTAAACTTGGATTCaaatgctatatattcaaTCGATCTTCTAGAAAACGTAAGTTGCTTATTAttctttaactttttttaaatcattctGATCTAATTAATCATTTATTTCTAAACTTTATTTACTGTCTTAATACAACTCATATTCGGCTAAAAACAGGAAATAAAGAAGTTTAAGAATTTACAAAGTTTCATATTTGAAATGGATGACACATTTGAATTTATTGCTGTAGGAGTAGATAATGAAACAGATTCTTTTAGTCCAACGAATCCAAAAACACGGATGAGAAACAAGCTTTAGCAATCCGCCACACTTAATTGCACGAAATtgataaaactaaaaatttccGGTACATAATTTTTCCTATATTTATCCTATCTCTTATAATCTGCAGTATAATCTACGTATAcaattgtattatttatagattttaaaggCATTACCGATGTTAGATTCACTTGGATTACCAATTTACAGCAACTTGAGAAACTTATCTTGTATGAAAATAACATTTCTGACAAAGTATTAAGTGATTTAAAGAccttaaaatatttatcttgTGGCAGGTGTCCACTTATGAAAAATGGCGGTCTTATGAATTTGATTATGATTTCTGAAAATATCAGAACAATAGACATAACTAAATGTCAAGCTGTCCACCCCGAGGGTTTGATTGAGTCGATTAAAAAATCTATAAGTTGTGCTCTAGAAGTACACATTTCCTCAGACATTGAGGGTTAGAAACATCTTGAAATATCttatagctttaaaaaagtaGACAATCAATTGTATTTGAAGATTGAGTTTAATCGCGTATGTCTGTATCGATATGAACAATGTAATGAAGATTGTTCTATCCACAAGAAGTATCAATTATTGtacttttaattttccttTACCCCATGGTATTATGCGATAactagataattaatagataTTATTTCCGCTAGATATAGATTCGCGTTTAAACTGAGATTATCGACTCTTACTCCAACCGATTATATGTATGTATTCTTATACATACTCGAGTATACTGATTTTAACTATACAGAACCTATGGGTCTAAACTTTAAAACGCgcaatttttttcgataatatactatttataGTACATAGCGATACTGAAAATAACTTAtcacttttatatatatatatatatatatatatatatatatatatatatatatatatatatatatatatatatatatatatatatatatatatatatatatatatatatatatatatatatatatagtttattTCTTAAAACGATTGCTACTGCTTTAATAAATTCTGCATATTAAACTaacttttaaaagaaaatgtaatatcttacacattttttaaaattattttcgcaGGCTTagtgttaaaaaattttagaataCATTTATTGAAATGGACGAAACTAACGTTTCGCATGCACTTAGCATAGACGACTTAAACGATGATTGTTTAATACACATTTTCACGTTTCTTTGTATTCCTGATAGACTGCGGATTGAAAGAGGTACGTAGAATGCattactgataaataaaaattattgtattcaaAGTAATCGAACGTTTTTATTCATATGCAGTAAGCAAACGTTGGCAATCGTTAGCTCAACTATCGtggcaaaagttaaaaaaGCTTACGCTGGACAATTCTTTCCACGAAGAAGTACATGACATAGATGAAGATTCACATACAGATGCTGATGTCAAAgctttacaaaaaatattgcaaCTGTGTGGGACATATTTAATCAGCATTGAATTTGATCACGACTGCATAAGATCGAGTCAATCTGTATTGTCTAATCTTCATACACTGTGTCTGAATGTTAAACATATCAAACTATCAGAGTTTTGCAAACTTTCAACAATAAAAGCTGTGGTGCATAACAATCACGTGCTATTTATGGAATTATTCGATAAGAATCAGTAACTTAGTAGTTTGACTATAGATGACTACGACATACAAGTTAATTCTCTTTCACATCTAAATCACGAAGCCATAGAGAAATTATGTTTGCGTCGGAATGAGATAGATTCAACTATGCTTTTACTAAATGTAAGTCACTATAGTTATGATAAAATTGTATGTCTACAATattcaatctttttttttatttctagttttgtatattttatcgTATTGTAATTTATGTCTGCCTGAATGCAGGAAATAAAGAAGTTTAAGAACTTGCGTGCCTTTAAATACGAAGAAGATTGGGATTCTCGTGACTTGTACGCTACACATGCAATCCTAGAAGCAATTCATTCCGATGCACTGAAATCTTTGACCATAGATGTCACTTTTGAAGACATCTTCACGCGGCAAGAGCACGATCGTCTTCATATAAGCCGATTTAAGAATTTAGAAGAACTTATAATTACTGTTAACAATTCTGAAAGCATGTATTTTAATGATAAGACTTTAGAAGCTATTGCTCGGAGTTGCGCAAAACTGACAAAACTACAGatttttggtaaaaaaatgaattaattataattagtaTTACTTATTAGTTACATATCTACATGTACAATTGTTTGTTTTGTATAGGTGCCACAAGTATTACCGATGTTGGATTCATTTGGGTTTCCAAGTTACCGATTGAGAGCCTCAGCTTGTCTACCGTCAGCATTTCTGGCAAAGTTTTAAGCCATATGAAGAGCTTGAATGAGTTATATTGTTATGGTTGTCATAATATAAATAACGAGAATCTTACGCCATTATTAGAAACTTCTCTTAACAtcaaaaaaatagaattttggTATTGCCAAGCTATAAATGCAGAGAGTTTGATTGATACACTTAAGAAATCTCCAAGTCATTATCTAAAAGTATATACTTGCTCAATAATCGGAGGCAATAAAGATTTCATTGAATCTTCTCACTTCAGGAAAGTAGACAATGAATTAAGCATAAAAATCACACGCGCGTGCCTTAGTCCCGGCAATTATGGTGGTTCACTATGTGACGACACTTATTGCTCTATCTGTAGCAAGCAGCAATCCATTTATTACATAGAATGAATATGCCTCCGAATAAATGttatttatttcttaattttcctTCGTTTGTCAAATAATTCATTATCTCCTCTTGTATAGAATTTTAGCTAAAAGCTAAAAGATACCTACTCTCAGATAAACACTTTGatttactttttgttttataactATTATTATAAGCAtcacaatgattttttttttgtaaaaagtcGCTGTAAAAAGTGAACTTGCTATCTGTATGTTTAGCGCATCAGCCTCCGACGCACAAAAGATTTGAAACATTGCGCAtatcaaaaaaaatttgtcttGTTCCGTTTCCGTACCGTATTTTTGACAAAAGCTGTTATCATCTAATTATAAGTTATCGCGCACTTTCcattatgtttatttttctctaaatTCTTTGTCTTATGCTAGAAAGCCATTAcgaaataatattataatttaggTGCTCATCGtactaaatatttatttaaaatatactaaTATTCTAATAAAAGTTCAATAGTCATTATATACTTTCATAAAACTTGTCTCGTTAATACTACATAgctattcaatttttatgtaattaacgttttaaatgaaaaaaaatgtatactagATTTTTATAAAGTGAACAAAATAAGGGCATTAAAATCCATAATCAATCAAAATGACTGccaggaaaaaatgaatgaaaaatgttaAAACTACTCTTTgcttaaaacaaataaattaattcagtAGACATGCGAGCGAActgtaacaaattttataaaaatatccaCAAGCCCATGTACTTCCCCTCTTAAAATATCCACTCAAATATCGATGAAATCTCACGCATAAGTACTTATACAGTATCTTCTCACGTCACGAAAGAAAACTCGCTCACCTAAAACAATGCAGCCAACGACCAGCAGCTCGACAGTTCTCGCCTCGAATCTCCACATGATGATGCTGTCTCCTCCTCAAAATTTTTCCTCGTAAGTATCTCGTCTTTGACAGTCAACGTTCGTATGCTCCAGGCCGACGACAAGCTCGACGTTTTATACAGTCGCGCGCATTCGACCCAGAGCCGGTAGGGTAGGAACGCCGTCAATGGCTGCGCCGGTACATACACGCGAATTTCATTATTACCAACGGGATAAGAGAGAACAGGTGCGAGCAACAGCTTCGCGGTTATCTCAGCGCGGCTCTCGCAACGACACCCGCACATGCGTGGGTTACGGTTATTTTCTTTAACTTTCTCTATCGCGGTATTTCGTTCTCTCTTTTGTCGCACTTTGCGGGTTTTTTGTTGTTGTCTGGCTTGGTTTGCGGAAGTCGGTCTGGCGAAGGTGTCATTGGCTTTTGCGCGAACGAGCAGGTGATATGCAAAGTTTGGATTTTGCGGATACTCGAAGAGCTCGTATTGTTCTGACCTATAAGGGAAAATATTGTTGCAGACTGTCTGGGTTTTGGGTAGCTCGGGCGATCGTTTTTTTCCTGATATTTTCGTAACATTGCATTGTATTAAAcatcaaaaagtattttacaatttcaaGAATTGTATCTTATTACTTACGAACGATTGGTTTTGATGGAACCTTATCGCTTCTGTGATCCAAATGTTTACCGAAGCGCATTTATTCATTCAGTTATGCAATTTTGATTCGATCATctttaacaaaaaaatcttTAGTCTGTAATTCAgagttgaaaaattcaaaaatatgttAAGCGACTCATTCGCTAGCTGTGGTCCTAGATATTTGTTTGGACATAAGTAGAGTAGATTTTCTGACTGATGTAAGGATGACTTTCGCCAGAGTTACACGTATGCAAATCCATGCAAAAAAGAACGTGAGCTCCGTGTAAATTagcattttcatttatatgtTGTGAGGGAATCGCAAACGTTTTTAAATGTATcgttatagtttttttttttttttttttaaatagcttGGTAGTAAAGACGGTTAACTTTTTAATCATTATTATGTTTATTACTGTAAAAGATACATAGATGGATGCGTGTACACGGTATATAGGGTTCTGCACAGGTATATCTTCGTATTAAAAATCTAAGGCTTTATTTATAACTCGTTAGCAGGACGCAGCATTTTTCTCCGTTTTCGCAGTCATCAGCTCTAGCTACTATCTCTTCGTTACAATATTCCATGCATTCTCCCAGAAAATGACGACACCTATGTTTGTCGCTTTCTCGTACTTTCATGAAAGACGTGTACATTGTATGGTTATTAAAATACTGCTTTTTCCATCATTAATATGGTATAAAGTATGCGATAATACTAAATATAGTTTAACTATAGAAAGTATATTTGAATATTATGTTGAAGAGGATTGTTAGCTCTTAGTTTGtcgaatgaaaataattattctgtTAGTCCTGTTTAATTTCAGAGTAAAGGTATACTGCGGGTTAGAAAAAAGTCAAGAGAttttctttgaatttttattgtaaaaaaagatTAATCAATAGTATGCTAGTGTAGAAAAGCGAAGATGTACAGAAGAAGTCGAAAAGAGTCACGCAGTGAAAATTCCGATTAGTCGCCACAGCGAGATAAGCTTTCAGTGAAAAAGACTAGAATCTCACACGTTAGTTTAATCACctaaaaaaagcaaaacatCATGAGAGATTCtttaaatgtaattttttcaatagtTGCACAAGCGATCGTCGATCGAACAACTGTTGTTAAAATCAGCACTGAAAATTTCGTAAACGacattaattataattttcgtTTCTTACTATCACTGCAGCAAATTTCCCCGTCGTTCGAGCAGGTATTCGGTAAACCAGCGGCCTGACATTTTCTCGCAGCTATGCAAGAACGCAGAGAACAGGGCGAGTTCGGTATCACATCTGTGAATATTATACGAGAATTCTTCGTTATAGTATAAATAAGTTAAAAGTATTCTTTTTTCTATCTTGATCCTAAAATAGCTTCCTTCGACAAACTTACATTTCTCGTCGACATTTTTCTTCACGACATCGATGACTCGAATACCCGAGGTATTAACGTCTACTTCGCAGGTGTACACTCCATGATCTCTATCCGTGAACCGGCTTATTAACAGATCACCGAAGCCCGAAACTGTCGCTCGATCTTTAAGCGCCTCGATCTGTTGAACCGGTTTCCCATTCAAGCTCCATGTGTATTTGACACCGGGAAAGCCTGCTTGCTCCTCGTCGTTCTCGAAAAGTGACGTCCCGTTGCAGTGGATCAGAGCGAATTTCGTTGTTTCCGCAGCTGTCTCACTCGATCTCGCTATATTCGAGCACACAACGATTGCATATTTTTACTGTTAaacttttttcgaaattttctttgGTTAGTTTCTAATTTATACGCAACCTTTGGAACTAATACTCACTGGAGGAAACAAAGATTACGAGCAGTGCAGCGAACGTCGAGCAAAACCCTTTCATCTTGGAGCACACTGGCGACGCTTCGCTTTCAACGATCGAATGATCGTCTCCTCTAGCAACATATGAGTTTTATACGGGACTCGGGGATTCAGCAGCAGGTTCCGATAGTGTTTGCTGAAAAAATCAGAtatcgatgcgcgcgcgcgcgcgtgtttgcgTCTCTGCAAAACCATCGGCACGCGTTTTATGCGTAACGAGGCTCTCGAGCGGAAAATCGTACGAGGAGATAAAATGATCGCgattaactttatttttttcaaatggaGAGGAATGCATGTGGaatcttgaattattcaagaTGTTATACGGCACTGCACGTGATATTTTCGGAACTGGTTTGAATCTTATTGCTTCGTCACTAATATATTGATTCTCAGGAATTTCTCCGGTGAgtcattgaattttttttcttcagaatTGTGTCTCAAAGGAATAATCTGTTCGCTGCACtgtaaatgtttaattaaaagACAGTAAAAAAGTGTTTTATGCAGACATGTTTTGCGTGCATTGAATAAAAGTTGTGTAAATACAACGATTTTGGATGTCAGATGCTTAATGGCATCGGcagtttaaaattaaacttaTCATTGTTTTTCGTAAACTCAACGGTCTGCTCAggcgataaaattataattttttttttcaattttgcaaaAAGTACTCAAAATTTGAGACAAGACGTTTTTTCAAGAATCTTCATAAACGTTTTTAACTATATTTTGcacgtttaaaaaagtatgagcatattataacaaattatgagaattttttaaaagcagTGATTACGATGCAGGTCTGTGgtcaaattataaatataaataacaatatacGACGTCTTTTATTATCTAAACTTTATTCATACAGTTGTTGAAGCTCAACCATCGCCGCATAACATAATTTTGCGATATGCACTTAGTCATGGACCACTATATTGAAGAATGTATAAAATCAATATACACTGTGAATACCTCTGCAATACCTTTTTGCGTAAAACTACTCTGGTACCAAATAAAAGTTGATCCAATACTTTGCAGATAACAATACCATTATCCAGATGAAGAATCTAATCAATTTTTGGGTTCAGTCATAGCACGCGTACACGGCTATACATTGTGAATCAATAGAACAATGAAATTTCGCTCTATTAAAGCTAACGaattcgtattatttacaattatatTTAACTTCGGAATGTAGTACAGCTCTTCCAAAGATAAGTACCTTATTAGCTCGTCGACTTTACGTTGCCTTATACTCGTAGCGGCTCTATATATTATCCcagaaacaaaaatattattgcgttcttttcatataaaacgtcTCTCGCACTCTTGATTTTCCTACATTTTCAGCTACTCTATTCGattgagttcaaagaacaaaaaagaaaaaaagagaacgtCCTTTACTCACACACTCCGAGATAACTTGGATTATTCTCATCACGATGATATAGTATACAAGTTTACTCATTAGTAGGGTAACTTTCGTGAACAGTGAATAACCATAACCTATGCTCGTGTGTTATTTTAAACCAGTATGTTCATATTTACAAGGAGTCTCAGTACCTGTATTTTTTAGAAGCATAGATGTACACATTATTTCGTTACGATATATACCAGTATACTGTACATTTCGCGACACATTTTTTCGCACTCGAAGTCCCTACGATTCTAAGCGTCGACAGCCTTAAATTCACACGCATCGCATTACGCGGCTCGCGAACGCGCcgggctttttgaatttccgaAAATTTCAAAGCGAACCAAAATCTTTAACCCGAATACACTTGATTCTCGTTTATacttacaaataaaagaaaacaacgTAAGGTGCTATCATCAAGTCTCAAAACGCGTTTCTCGCCCGACATGCGCAAAATCCACACACATACGCGGATACACATATGCAGCTTTGCTAGTTTGCCGGCTTTCAAAATATTTCGCGCGCTTATGTATATAAACTTAACGATTGTACGGTTGCAGGATCGAGAGCCCGGAGTCCGTAGCTCGTCTCTCGACTCTCGTAGGCAGTGTACGAATCGCTTGTATGTATTacaatgtaataataatacacatcgCCTGTATGATTCTCAGTGTCGTCGCTATCTCGAATCTCCGTATATGACACGCAACGCGACGCAGGTTCTATAATCAGCGAATCATTTAATTCTCACATCGTTCAAAGTTTATCACAGTCTTCTATGATTATGCTCCGGGTCGGTAGTCCGCCGTAACATTCTTGAGGAACGCGTAAATCTCCCTGAAGCTCGGTCGCACGGATTCGTCTCTCTTCCAGCACGAGCACATGACCTTGTAGACGTCTTCTGGGCACATCATCGGTTTCGGCAGGAGGACCTTTGTTTCGGgggcgaagaagaaaaatcgtcGTTGTATAAgagattttgaaattctcACCGCGGGTATAAACGTCGCGTAATAAGTACTTACTTGCAGTTCACCACCGTAATACATGAGCTCCGCGTTTTGTATGACCTGCTCGTTCGTGAGGTGCTGGAATGGCTTTTCTCGGGCGAAGCTCATCACTTCCCAGAGGGTCACGGCGAATGACCAAACTGTACTGGCGCAGGTGAATCTGTCCTGGAAACGAAAAAACATATATTGAGTGAATTCTTAATTTCTCTATTGTTAGTTTTGCTATTCCAATAATCTTACCAGAAGTATGCTCTCCCACGGCATCCACCTGATGGGCGCAGGCGGTCTCCCACCAATGTCGCTGTAGTCCTTCTTGTAGAGATCGCTGCACATGGCGATGTCCGTCACTTTGACGCTGTAGCACCTGCCGAGCAGACAGTTCCTCGCGGCCAGGTCCTTGTGCACCAGGTTCTTCGACTCCAGGTAACGCATCGCCGAGGCTATCTGCGTGCCCATGTACAGCAGGCAGTTTTGACTATACGACCAAAGCGCAGAGCATCAAACAAGACGTTCGCGATCGACAtcagagtaaaaaaaaaaaaaaaaaaaaaaaaaatgccaaCCTGATGAAATTGAGGCTGCAGTTGGGTCTCTGCGTGCCGACGAGTGGCTCGCTGTACTGCAGGTAGTGGGCCAGGTCGCCGAGCTCGGTGTACTCGATGATGGTCCAGGGTCGCGAAGTCTCGGCGACGTCGCAGACGAGGCCGAGGACTCGCGCGAGGTTCGGATCGGTGAGAGTCGCGAGGAAGCGAACTTCCCGGAGAGCTTCGTTGGTCTCTTCCGCGCTCTCCTCGGGATAACCGTGGTGGCACGGGACGTTGGGTATCCTCGCGACGGCCAGCCTCAGGGGATTGCTGCCGTTCGTGCCGAACTTGCTCGAGATTGCAGGCTCCGGCAGGCCTAGGACCGCGCAGACTATCACCTGCGGaatttttgatgaattttATTGGAAATTATTTCCAGGAATAACGCGCCGTTGCAATTTCGGTTCGAGCCGCGCGCCGGAATTCGTCGTTCCAAATTAATGCATACCAGCTCTCCCAAGATCGAGGAACCTTCCGACATTCGTACCATCCCATCGTCGGTATAATCTCCATATCTCGCGCAAATACCCCTGGCTCTTCAAAGCCCTCCTCGCGACCCTCCGCCCGAAATCATATTGATCAGCCCCTCGCGCAAGTTTCGGCTAATTTCAAAGCGTCGAAAAGttccccccccccacacacacacacatatatatatatatatatatatcccctCCTTTCCGTCTGGAATTCGCGGCTTTATCTCATATAGGTAGTCGAAGCCGCTCACCTCGCCGATATGACCGGAACCAAGTTTCTCCATTGTGTGCAGACACTGTCCGGGTATGTTGGCGGGCTCTATCTCCTTGCATTTGTAAGGCTTGCCCATGCTCGGCGCGATGTTCCATTTGACTAGCGGTGCTGGTACCTGCAAGCGGAGCAATTCGCGCGTGTGAATCATTGGGAATTCCGCTTGGGACTATATATGTTCTATATACTGGCTGTGTACACGCGTGCGACTTGATAAAATTCGCCGCTTTTGTTCACCTTATGCTTCTCCTTCGGCGCGGTGTTCCAGCGCGTGACGTGCGCGTAGTCAGGTtccctctgctgctgctgctgctgctgttcccGACTGGCAGTTCCGAGTCTCGCCGTGTGGCCCTGTAAGGTCCTGTAATGCTGCGAGTGCCGAGTCGAGGGCGAGTAGTGAGCCGAGCTCACCGGCGAACAGGAGCGACTGGAACCGGCCAGGGTCAGGCTGCAAGAGTCCTGCTGACGAGAACTGCCGCTGTTGTAGCCCTTCTCGAAGCTCTTGCTCGAGCGAAGCTCCTCCCGTCGCTGCTGAAGCTCTCGACTAGGGCTGTCTGTAGGGGAGAACGTATCGGGATTTGAATTTTGCATTGACTATCGCTCGACGATACGAATTAATTGAAGTAATTATTGACTATACGCTCGAATATAATGCGTCAGTCGTTATTGGAttcaattatataatataatgtcgAACGATCATGTGCGTGAAAGCGATACAGGCGCGTAGATGCGTGATTTAGAATGTTTCTGATTTGCCATGAAATTAGAAGAGCTTACATTATCGAATGCGCGTTTGCGCTTTTATTCTTTGATTAAACGCAAACGTTGCGCGATTACATATTCAAAGGGAATCTCAACAAACAACGCGATAGTTAATTAACTGTTAATTAATCCGTCCTGCGTGCAGTATGAGCGCGATGAGAACAATATTCATAtatgattaaaaatttgctaaaATCTTGTTAATTACAATAACGCGTATACGAATTTCCGGCagttacagcttttcgagagAACAAGTATCAAGCCTGGCCGACTTGCACCTCGCGAACGTAAACGCGTCGCTCGATATTCTACTCCTCTCGCTTTGCATT is from Nasonia vitripennis strain AsymCx chromosome 1, Nvit_psr_1.1, whole genome shotgun sequence and encodes:
- the LOC107980465 gene encoding F-box/LRR-repeat protein 4-like, whose translation is MLLLNEIKKFKNLRAFKYEEDWDSRDLYATHAILEAIHSDALKSLTIDVTFEDIFTRQEHDRLHISRFKNLEELIITVNNSESMYFNDKTLEAIARSCAKLTKLQIFGATSITDVGFIWVSKLPIESLSLSTVSISGKVLSHMKSLNELYCYGCHNINNENLTPLLETSLNIKKIEFWYCQAINAESLIDTLKKSPSHYLKVYTCSIIGGNKDFIESSHFRKVDNELSIKITRACLSPGNYGGSLCDDTYCSICSKQQSIYYIE
- the LOC107980908 gene encoding myosin light chain kinase, smooth muscle isoform X2 is translated as MKGFCSTFAALLVIFVSSTRSSETAAETTKFALIHCNGTSLFENDEEQAGFPGVKYTWSLNGKPVQQIEALKDRATVSGFGDLLISRFTDRDHGVYTCEVDVNTSGIRVIDVVKKNVDEKYVIPNSPCSLRSCIAARKCQAAGLPNTCSNDGEICCSDSD
- the LOC107980908 gene encoding myosin light chain kinase, smooth muscle isoform X1, whose product is MKGFCSTFAALLVIFVSSTRSSETAAETTKFALIHCNGTSLFENDEEQAGFPGVKYTWSLNGKPVQQIEALKDRATVSGFGDLLISRFTDRDHGVYTCEVDVNTSGIRVIDVVKKNVDEKYVIPNSPCSLRSCIAARKCQAAGLPNTCSNDGEICCSDSKKRKL